In Ictalurus furcatus strain D&B chromosome 23, Billie_1.0, whole genome shotgun sequence, a single window of DNA contains:
- the ptpn23a gene encoding tyrosine-protein phosphatase non-receptor type 23 isoform X4, translating to MEAVPRMPMIWLDLKEAGEFQFSSTVKQFILKNYGEDPDNYNEPLKKLEQLRQSAVNVTRDFEGCSTLRKYFGQLHYLQSRVPLGPGQEAAVPVSWTEIFSGKTVTHDDISYEQACILYNLGALHSMLGAMDNRVSEEGMKVSCTHFQCSAGAFTYLRDHFSHNYSVDMSHQILNLNINLMLGQAQECLLEKSMLDNRKSFLVARISAQVVDYYKEACRALENSDTASMLGKIQKDWKKLVQMKIYYFAAVAHLHMGKQAEEQQKYGERLAYLQSSLDKLSEAIKLAKGQPDSVQEALRFTMDVIGGKFNSAKKDNDFIYHEVVPSLETLPSVKGAPLVKALPVNPTDPSVTGPDIFSKLVPMAAHEASSLYSEEKAKLLREVMAKIDSKNETLEQFMDSLNLDPDSVDNMDMYNSIPSVLMEKCAALSVRPDTVKSLIQSMQVLSGVFTDVEASLREIRSVLDDDEAGDRKLQEVAGKQSVPAQPAVIAELRRDLEKYLEAHEKASFTNTELHRAMNLHISNLRLLGGPLDTLREALPRPQLSEDEVAGLQCMKRILGKVQEMKDQRSSLEKQLRELIQQDDITAALVTTERADMKRLFEEQLKKYEQVKVYIDQNLAAQENILKALTDANVQYATVRKGLAETEHKWNSTVQMLVASYEAYEDLMKKSQEGKEFYEDLEAKASRLLERAKTICKTREEERQAILEKELQKKVPQRPTAPKPAQKKAPDMNSSGMDDPEIAKLNAAILALGGDLPEDLRSLPPELSLHMIPEAFHPGAAALYTPPRFPPNLPPPELLAQISRFTALPPTQGFNHSLPPGSLPQQHQVPQMPNPQVSRLPSGPGYRPPSLQTQPAVSGPPAPIRTSTTTVDSVQTPISSYTPASAQPVMPAPTPGHPIPTPAVYNPPPPVASQPQYLQQPGVPVSQPPQGVQASQPQSQPSQPFLQVRGPGQPQSSTPQQFFQPVPAQQQIPAPVTGPQLPHQPRPHYLHHMAQPRPPGPPHLQQRPFNIHSTPSALPQQMYSPVSYVPGCQPVNAIAPNQLPHHSMQPHMPPSSQPMPQVSMPHLPNVKQQMPPCSQPYMPPVNQQIHPIPPPQTPLSSQQVPPAGHGQMPPTAQQIPPLSQPQMLPSSSQMSPPTHLQMPAVSQTVLHPSHPTVSAVSQSLPHPSRPPAPSVSQPLPYPSYQQIHPPYQPAFPATTQRVPVPVQPQLPPASLSAQFPVHTNALPSQPHGNLPSPLPPGPRPSVPPQMTQQPINLPQHHLPPHTTPVGYPGGGPLVHQSTVPQQPQALPPQVPSGVPASYPGPHAGIVPPGPMQHSGPVVTPGLPQSLPQSMIPPSSAAPGTTPSSILPAPSPSPSSGPSSLGIVPQRPSPALTPVAGAAMPQTATTPLPSSNSLFQHQNSSTDDLLSSSPESQHGGSKDTANVLLPTKADPQDEQLRKKSEGVKIIQGDPYQAPERVSQLCAELERFRSTVQSLERPSGEGGLSELDARWKELQDQQEKDSRQLSIAIARCYTMKNRHQDVMPYDCNRVVLHSGKDDYINASFIEDLSPYCPRLIATQAPLTGTAADFWLMVYEQKVSLIVMLVSEQELEKQKVLRYFPSERGQQITQGSITLSLTTQKNTATHVERMIGLQYRDQSLKRTVIHLQFTSWPELYGSNTGLPESKSNLIRFIQEVHGHYLLQRPLHTPVVVHCSSGVGRTGAFCLLYAALQELEAGNGIPDLSQLVRKMRQQRKNMLQEKLHLKFCHEAVLKHAEQVLQRRGIITTASQKSTNSAAVKQYSQPEAQDIVLGGDMSISSIQATVARLSIRPPSVESDQDPNQDPTPSVAAGLEPELALVQDLQAPSLTDAVPASLSPPISCPASPGKMQSPSPPHHQGNGFDGSTPMPISNNHAAPEEPPPAPSSLDLLASLTPEAFTLDNGCRGKQRISKQSFFQAQEGQGLQGPPTGDDPLSTLDPLWTLNKS from the exons ATGGAGGCGGTGCCGCGAATGCCGATGATTTGGCTGGATTTGAAGGAGGCTGGAGAGTTCCAGTTTAGCTCGACTGTTAAACAG TTCATACTGAAGAATTACGGAGAGGATCCGGACAACTACAACGAGCCGCTGAAGAAACTGGAACAATTACGACAG AGTGCGGTGAACGTGACGCGGGACTTCGAGGGCTGCAGTACACTACGCAAATACTTCGGGCAGCTGCACTACCTGCAGAGCCGCGTGCCTTTGGGTCCCGGGCAGGAAGCCGCTGTCCCGGTGTCCTG GACGGAGATCTTCTCGGGGAAGACGGTCACGCACGACGACATTAGCTACGAGCAAGCGTGCATCTTGTATAATTTGG GAGCGCTGCATTCGATGCTGGGAGCGATGGACAACCGAGTATCGGAGGAG GGGATGAAGGTCTCGTGCACACATTTCCAGTGTTCAGCTGGAGCCTTCACCTACCTGCGAGATCACTTCAGCCATAATTACAGCGTGGACATGAGTCACCAGATCCTTAATCTCAACATCAATCTCAtgctg GGTCAGGCGCAGGAGTGTTTGCTGGAGAAGTCCATGCTGGACAACAGAAAGAGTTTCCTTGTTGCACGGATAAGTGCTCAG GTAGTGGATTATTATAAAGAGGCTTGCCGTGCCCTGGAGAACTCCGACACCGCCTCGATGCTCGGAAAGATCCAGAAAGATTGGAAGAAACTCGTGCAGATGAAGATTTACTACTTTGCTGCTGTTGCTCAT CTGCATATGGGAAAGCAGGCTGAGGAGCAGCAGAAATATGGAGAGAGG CTCGCTTATCTTCAGAGTTCACTAGACAAACTGTCCGAAGCAATAAAGTTGGCTAAAGGCCAGCCAGACAGCGTTCAGGAAGCCTTGCGCTTCACCATGGACGTCATCGGGGGGAA ATTTAACTCTGCTAAGAAAGACAATGACTTCATTTACCATGAGGTCGTGCCGTCTCTGGAGACGCTGCCTTCAGTTAAAG GTGCGCCGCTAGTCAAAGCCTTACCCGTGAATCCAACAGACCCCAGCGTGACAGGACCAGACATTTTCTCCAAGCTGGTGCCTATGGCTGCTCATGAGGCCTCCTCTCTCTATAG TGAAGAAAAGGCCAAGCTGCTGCGAGAAGTCATGGCAAAAATAGACAGCAAGAACGAGACTTTAGA ACAATTCATGGACTCTCTGAATCTGGACCCAGATTCTGTGGACAACATGGACATGTACAATAGCATTCCTTCTGTACTTATGGAGAAGTGTGCGGCCCTGAGCGTGAGACCGGACACAGTAAAGAGTCTCATACAGTCTATGCAGG TACTCTCGGGTGTGTTCACGGACGTGGAGGCCTCCCTGAGGGAGATTCGATCAGTGTTAGACGACGATGAAGCGGGTGACCGGAAGCTACAGGAggtagcagggaagcagagcgtcCCAGCACAACCTGCCGTCATAGCTGAGCTTCGTAGGGACCTCGAGAAATACCTGGAGGCCCACGAGAAAGCAAGCTTCACCAACACGGAACTTCACCGGGCCATGAATTTACACATTAGCAACCTGCGACTGCTTGGTGGACCACTGGACACTCTGAGAGAGGCACTGCCCAGACCACAACTTTCTGAAG ATGAAGTAGCAGGTCTCCAGTGCATGAAAAGGATTCTGGGTAAAGTCCAGGAAATGAAAGACCAGCGCAGTTCTCTTGAGAAGCAGTTAAGGGAGCTGATCCAGCAGGATGACATCACTGCTGCTTTAGTTACCACCGAGAGGGCTGATATGAAG AGGTTATTTGAGGAGCAGCTGAAGAAGTACGAGCAGGTAAAGGTGTACATCGATCAAAATCTAGCTGCTCAGGAGAACATCCTGAAGGCACTGACGGATGCCAACGTCCAGTATGCAACAGTACGCAAGGGCCTGGCCGAGACGGAACATAA ATGGAACAGTACAGTGCAAATGCTTGTTGCTTCCTATGAAGCCTATGAAGACCTGATGAAGAAATCGCAGGAGGGAAAAGAGTTTTATGAAGACTTGGAGGCCAAGGCTTCTCGTCTCTTAGAAAGGGCTAAGACCATTTGCAAGACCAGGGAGGAAGAGCGACAAGCCATTTTGGAAAA AGAGCTCCAAAAAAAGGTTCCCCAAAGGCCCACCGCCCCAAAGCCAGCCCAAAAGAAAGCCCCAGATATGAATTCCTCTGGCATGGATGACCCTGAAATAGCCAAGCTGAATGCTGCCATTCTAGCCTTAGGTGGAGACTTACCAGAAGACCTTCGTAGTTTGCCTCCTGAGCTTTCTCTTCACATGATACCAGAGGCTTTTCATCCAGGGGCAGCTGCTCTATATACACCACCCCGATTTCCTCCGAACCTACCACCTCCTGAACTTCTCGCGCAGATCTCCCGTTTTACAGCGCTTCCCCCAACCCAGGGCTTCAACCACAGTCTGCCACCAGGCTCCCTTCCCCAGCAACACCAGGTTCCTCAGATGCCCAACCCTCAAGTTTCTCGGCTTCCTTCGGGGCCTGGGTATCGTCCTCCATCTTTACAAACCCAGCCGGCTGTATCGGGCCCACCAGCTCCCATTCGCACATCCACCaccactgtggacagtgtgcaAACGCCTATTTCCAGCTATACTCCAGCATCGGCACAGCCAGTCATGCCTGCACCCACGCCTGGACACCCTATACCCACTCCTGCTGTGTATAATCCTCCCCCTCCAGTGGCTTCTCAGCCTCAGTATTTGCAGCAGCCTGGTGTTCCTGTCAGCCAGCCACCTCAGGGAGTACAAGCTTCTCAACCACAGTCGCAGCCCTCTCAACCATTTCTCCAAGTTCGCGGTCCAGGCCAACCACAGTCGAGCACACCACAGCAGTTCTTCCAGCCGGTGCCAGCTCAGCAGCAGATACCTGCACCTGTAACTGGGCCTCAGCTCCCACATCAACCTCGGCCCCACTACCTACACCACATGGCGCAACCGAGACCACCTGGACCACCTCATCTTCAGCAACGGCCATTTAATATTCACTCTACACCATCTGCACTGCCCCAGCAGATGTATTCTCCTGTTTCATATGTTCCTGGTTGCCAGCCTGTGAATGCCATTGCTCCAAATCAGCTGCCCCATCATTCCATGCAACCACATATGCCTCCATCCTCCCAGCCAATGCCTCAAGTTTCTATGCCACATTTACCAAATGTAAAACAACAAATGCCTCCTTGTTCCCAGCCCTACATGCCCCCTGTCAATCAGCAAATACATCCTATTCCCCCTCCACAAACACCCCTTTCCTCACAGCAGGTACCACCTGCAGGCCATGGACAAATGCCTCCCACTGCACAACAAATACCTCCATTGTCTCAGCCACAAATGCTACCATCTTCCTCCCAAATGTCTCCTCCCACTCACCTGCAAATGCCTGCAGTTTCCCAAACAGTCTTGCATCCCTCTCATCCAACAGTATCCGCTGTTTCCCAGTCTTTACCTCACCCGTCTCGGCCACCAGCACCAAGTGTTTCCCAACCATTGCCATACCCCTCCTATCAACAAATTCATCCTCCCTACCAGCCAGCATTTCCAGCAACCACACAAAGGGTTCCAGTCCCTGTCCAGCCTCAGTTACCTCCAGCCTCTCTCTCAGCACAGTTCCCAGTGCACACCAATGCTCTCCCTTCACAGCCCCATGGCAATCTTCCCTCACCACTTCCTCCTGGACCTCGACCTTCAGTGCCCCCACAGATGACCCAGCAACCTATCAACTTGCCTCAGCACCATCTCCCTCCTCACACTACACCTGTGGGTTATCCTGGTGGTGGTCCTTTAGTTCACCAATCCACAGTTCCTCAGCAGCCCCAGGCTCTGCCTCCACAGGTACCATCAGGGGTGCCAGCGTCTTACCCTGGGCCACATGCTGGGATCGTTCCTCCTGGACCAATGCAGCATTCTGGACCAGTTGTTACACCTGGACTCCCTCAGTCACTCCCACAGAGTATGATTCCACCATCTTCAGCTGCACCAGGGACTACACCGAGCAGTATCCTGCCTGCCCCGTCGCCTTCTCCATCATCAGGGCCTTCCTCACTAGGTATCGTTCCTCAGAGACCCTCGCCTGCTCTGACACCTGTTGCAGGTGCAGCGATGCCACAGACTGCAACAACACCCCTGCCCTCCTCCAACTCACTGTTTCAGCACCAGAATTCCAGTACAGATGATCTTCTCTCTTCAAGCCCTGAGAGCCAACATGGTGGCAGCAAAGACACTGCCAATGTCTTATTACCCACCAAGGCTGATCCTCAAGATGAACAGCTTCGCAAGAAATCTGAGGGAGTGAAGATTATTCAAGGTGATCCATACCAGGCTCCAGAGAGGGTCTCGCAGCTTTGTGCAGAGCTCGAAAGGTTTCGGTCAACTGTCCAGTCTTTGGAGCGTCCCTCGGGAGAGGGAGGTTTGTCAGAACTCGATGCTCGATGGAAGGAGCTGCAAGATCAGCAAGAGAAAGATTCTCGTCAGCTCTCCATCGCCATAGCCCGGTGCTACACCATGAAAAACCGCCACCAGGACGTCATGCCTTACGACTGTAATCGAGTTGTCCTGCACTCTGGCAAAGACGACTACATCAACGCCAGCTTCATAGAGGATCTTTCACCATATTGTCCTCGCCTTATCGCAACACAGGCTCCCCTTACTGGAACTGCTGCCGATTTCTGGCTCATGGTCTACGAGCAAAAAGTGTCACTAATTGTAATGCTGGTGTCTGAGCAAGAACTGGAAAAG CAAAAAGTCCTGCGCTACTTTCCATCTGAAAGAGGACAGCAGATCACTCAAGGCTCAATCACACTCAGCCTGACTACCCAGAAAAACACAGCCACTCATGTGGAGCGCATGATTGGACTGCAGTATCGTGATCAGAGTCTGAAGCGCACAGTCATCCACCTACAGTTCACCTCATGGCCCGAACTGTATGGATCCAACAC CGGCTTGCCAGAGAGCAAAAGTAACCTCATTCGCTTCATTCAGGAAGTTCACGGACATTACCTTCTCCAGCGCCctttacacacacctgttgtGGTGCACTGCAG CTCTGGTGTTGGCCGAACCGGAGCCTTCTGCCTGTTGTATGCTGCACTACAAGAGCTGGAGGCTGGGAATGGTATACCTGACCTATCTCAGCTGGTGAGGAAGATGAGACAACAGAGGAAGAATATGCTACaggagaag TTACACCTAAAATTCTGCCACGAGGCAGTCCTGAAACATGCGGAGCAGGTGCTTCAGCGTCGTGGCATCATTACCACTGCAAGCCAAAAGTCCACAAACAGTGCAGCAGTTAAG CAGTATTCCCAGCCAGAGGCTCAGGATATTGTTCTTGGAGGTGATATGTCCATTAGCTCCATCCAGGCTACGGTTGCTAGGCTCAGCATCCGTCCACCCAGTGTTGAGTCTGACCAGGACCCAAATCAGGACCCAACGCCTTCTGTTGCTGCAGGACTTGAACCCGAGTTGGCACTAGTCCAGGACCTCCAGGCTCCTTCTCTGACAGACGCGGTTCCTGCCTCACTAAGTCCCCCAATTTCCTGCCCTGCTTCTCCAGGTAAGATGCAGTCCCCTTCACCTCCTCACCACCAGGGTAATGGGTTCGACGGATCCACACCCATGCCAATCTCCAACAACCATGCTGCACCTGAAGAACCTCCCCCAGCACCATCGTCCCTGGACCTTCTGGCTTCCTTAACACCCGAAGCTTTCACACTAGACAATGGTTGCCGTGGCAAACAGCGAATCAGCAAGCAAAGTTTCTTCCAGGCGCAGGAAGGCCAGGGTCTTCAGGGTCCTCCGACTGGAGATGACCCACTCAGCACCCTGGATCCCCTCTGGACTCTCAACAAGTCCTGA